A portion of the Pararge aegeria chromosome 10, ilParAegt1.1, whole genome shotgun sequence genome contains these proteins:
- the LOC120626833 gene encoding uncharacterized protein LOC120626833 translates to MAGATVCLCLALCAFVILSIESAVIKMQDIPLKPGVTMKIVIKDDPKHEGGVVASIKIGMDEKPKTEKVFSKLIDNFVMPATDFIPDLEDRNTFGKGNGNCASGQVRRGPLCVNA, encoded by the coding sequence ATGGCCGGAGCGACTGTATGTCTGTGCCTAGCTTTATGCGCCTTCGTAATCCTTAGTATAGAAAGTGCGGTGATAAAAATGCAAGATATTCCTCTAAAACCAGGTGTTACTATGAAGATCGTGATAAAAGACGACCCAAAACACGAAGGCGGCGTAGTGGCAtcaataaaaattggtatggaCGAGAAGCCAAAAACTGAAAAGGTATTTTCAAAGCTCATTGATAACTTCGTGATGCCAGCTACAGACTTTATTCCCGATTTAGAAGATAGAAATACGTTTGGAAAAGGGAATGGAAACTGTGCGAGTGGACAAGTGCGCCGGGGCCCACTTTGTGTGAATGCGTGA